The DNA sequence GCGGCTCCGATGCTTTGGCCAAAGGTCTATCTTCGATGCTTACCACTGTGATTAGGGACTTCGATTCCAAAGCTCAAGACACTGTCGGGAGCCAGGAGCGACTCTCTTTTGCACTCGACCGTCTCTCACGAGGTATACTTCCAAATGGGTTTTTGTTATTGCTGTAAATTTGATGCCCCATTGTGGTTAAAGGTACAATCTCTTATGTGTAAAGCTGCAAAATTTTTCTCTCATTTGTTTTACTGACAATGAAATTTGTTGCCCATTTTGCATAGAACTTGATCAGTTATTGGAAGATGCACCGTTGCCGTTCGTTATGCAACATGCTGCAAGGATTTCTGTTGTTAGGAAGAGGGTTTCTTCGCTGAATTCGGTTCTGAAATCCATTCAACGGCGGCTTGATAATATGGATCGGATGCTATTTGCCAGTAAACTACGTGGTAATCATTTTTGACCCTATAtctgttgtttttgtttctctgtaatttttttcttttttcaatttacgTAATAGTTTGTGTTACTATTTTTGTCGTTGTGGTAGATGCAGTCACTATGTATGGTGTTTTCAGTGGTTCGATCATTGTTTTCATTTGGTATTGGTTTCAAATCTCAGTATTGTGTCTTAATCCTAATATTTAGGTGGAAAGTTTTAATCTTTGTATGCTGATAGAGTGTAACATGGATTaacttatattaattttgttatggcCCTTTATGAGGAGGCATTGAAGCTTGAAGTTCTATTTGGTTAAACTGCCTCACACCTCTCCCTTCCTGGTTGTATTTTTGATTTCTCCTGCGTCCTGCCAACACCCTTCTTCTCATggtcaaaattaagaaattttagGATGAAAAGGAACGTGTGCATTTCCTTATGAATTGGTTCAATTCGAGTACCATATCCTCCAAGGACTTTTGATTTTTCATGTTGAAGAGGGAAGGCAAGAAGGAGCTTGGATTATGATGCATATAACCTAAGGTTCTGTTTTaatagaagaagagaaaaaaggaaaattgtgtATCGAAATATATTCAGGAAAATTGTGCATGGAAATATATCTCCGTCTTAAATTCTTATGGCTTTACACCTTGTAATAGGGAATTTTACACTTTTTGGCTAGGATTGCATGATAAAATAGGTTTACAGGACTGCTAATCTTGATGTTACATGTATTCTTAGTGAGACCTCaataattttacaattaataataaaaagaaaaataaaagagcaaTTGAAGACACCTTTTCTGATTGTTGTGTTTGTGGCTTGCCCTTTTAACTATGATCCATGATATAAAAGTATTGTCTAGAATAAACAATTTTTCGTAGCAGGTGAATGATTTCCAGTAGGTAACCAAGCAGATGTGAGATAGGAAACTTTCTTTACTATGGTCATAAATCTCACGTTCAGAATTCAAATCTGGCTAAGAAATCTGTTTGATCAGTTCCCATAAAATTACTATATCACAAGTTAAAGACACCCATTTTTGAAGTCTGCTAAAGTCATGAAGGTCTGCTTCTTTAGACAAACCAGATGAAATTACTTCTCCATCTTTTTCTGCAGTCCCCTACTAGTAAATTTGCAAACCAAGAAAGAGAACCTTTGCATTAATAatccataaaattaatttaaatgcaatttttcatgtctgtttttttttccccctcttttgtGTTAGTTTGTGTTCAGGGTTAGGGTTTGGATTGAATGTAGTTCTCCAATAAACCTGACCTTATTGGCTTGGGATTTGGTAGGCTTGTGACAGCAGAAACAAACCATGGGCTACAGAATCAGAATCACTGAATCCACCAAATGGTCAGGTCAAATTTGGTAGGTTTTGTAAAAAAGAAATGTGCTAGAAtaaagtgaaataaaaataaataaaataaattgccaAAGAATATGAAACCTAACTGATGAAACCTTCTTATTGATAGAGTGGGATTAGATGATGAGATGTAGAAGGTGAGGCTGTGAAGAGTGAGTGTCAATTCAGAGAGTAAAACATATCATAGCTTGATATACATAACTTGGCTCGCTTCTAACTATTTAAGCTTTTTAGGTGGTAATTTAACATTCTAACAAACTCTATTTGTCTAATTGTTCTTGTGTTTGGGTTTAGCTAACCAAAGATCGAATTTCTTGGATGAACTTACCCATTAGGGTGAGTATTAATTGTCAGTTGTGTTAAGTTCCTATATATAGTTGGATCCAATTCCTGGTAACTTAATTTTTGGGGATTGATTCTGATCCAGTTCCTGGTAACTTAATTTTTCGGGATTGATTCTAACTTAATGTGGTAGTAGAACTGGTTCTTTCCATGTTCTTTTGTTTATGCAATATTCACCTTGCGTCTTGTTAGCCTACGCTTTTGGAATTCATGATAACTTAATAATGTATCAGAGCCTAATTGCCTAAATTGGTCTCGTGTTCAATCCTAATTTATTGTGCAGGACATgtaatgtccaatttaagccaACATATGGAAGAGAGTTTGAACCATCTATTGCATTAGGTTGAGCTGTCAGGAATAGTGCCTTAACAAATCAAAAGAGGAATAAGTGGAGGATTTGATGAGGGCATAAAGTTGGGGGGAGTGAAGTGAGCAGGTCAAAACCTTTGATGTTTGAGGTATGGTGAGGGCAGCAATCGTAAAATAAAATTCCGACTAACTTGGTAAGGTTAGATTGGTGACACTTGTAGCTTGACCCAATCCGATTGATTATTCCTTTCCATGATCTTCCTTATAATTTCCCATAAATCTGACCTAATTTCTATCAAGCTGTATTAatgagttttaattttaatcagTCCAATTGTGCTCTTTAGTAGCTCTTGTATTTGCAGCGTGTATGTGTTTGAGTTATAAAAGGCTTTCTCCTGCCTGTATGCTTTAAATCTGCTTTGTTGTTTTATTTCCTTCTCTTCATAAAAGGCTTTCTTCTGCCTGTATGCTTTAAGTTTTAAATCTGCTTTGttgttttttccttctcttcatTTACGTCTGAGTTCTAACTAAAATATGATGACAAATATTGCAGAGAAGCCATCGTCAGAATGTTCTGAACACCAGTAATGCTTTTGCTGTAATTATAGGTTCTggtaatcctttttttttttttttttttcctgatataatttttttgttcaatgGTTTTCCACATTTTTGCTCTTCTTTTACCTCTTATTTTGTGGATAAATTCATTTGTATAAACACAATTATTTTAGAGTCATGGATGACAggattttacaaaataataaaaagagatCGGAAAACTCAGGTTCTGGTGCACATACTTGTTCAACTGGATGAATTTATCAGGTCAtcaaagaaaaagtttttaaaaagctGTCAAGGGTGGCAAATATTACATTGGCCAAGTATTGTCAGCTGTCACACACATACCGGAGAActggtaataataaaaaaatcattatagaGGCAATTGATATTTGTAATTACCTCAAAACACATTTTAGATGAGAAAggggagaaaaaagaaagtcaaaaaCTTTTTAGATTATGCCCTGTTTATAGTGATTTCTAAAATACTCTTGCTCTGGTAGCTCGAAATGCAcattctaaaaaagaaaaataattttagcaaaaataaataaataaataaataattatctcaGAAGGACCTTGATAAAGGGaagaatgaaatgaaaaaagaaaaaaaaaatcacttttgcaatttttttgatgaaaagacTAAAGGCTGTAAATACTAAAATTCCTATTTAGGAATAGTATATGAAGCCAATGATGTAATTATCTTAAGTGTGATCCAGgagctaaaaaacaaaaaatcttatattaatCCTTATATTAAGAATCTTATTCGAActgattattaattttaaagttaCAAACATTCTAattaatgtttttgttgtattatcaaataaattttataagtaccattataaatttatatttttacttccgtttaaaattattattaaaaatatttactaattaaacatatttatattcaGAAGTATAGAATTaaacatttcaaatatatttaaaaatatataattaaatattttaaatgtatttaaaagtacatCATTGAAtgtttttagatataaatattttaaatgtgttTAGAAGTATCCGATTGAACATTTCAAAATGCATTCAAATACGAACATCTTAAATatgtttagaaatatatataaaagtatatgATCAAACATTTTTAGAGATGatcataattttaaatacgaatatatattttcattatctaaaaatattttaattaaaaagaaagttttgtaaaatttttattactattagtttcgtctaaaaatattagaaagagTTTTTGAGGTGGTGTTTGATTTTAAACTGTTTattgggaaagaaaaaaaaaatattttttaacttagTTAAGACCCAAgtgttgatattttaaatattaaaaatatcatataaatttattttatattttttgtatatttaaatgatatctttaaagagttttttttataattgttttaaaaaaaaaaatgcaaatcttATACTTTTACAATTGTGAAAAGAAATTCTGCAAATCTTATACTGGGATAGGGAGCACAACGTTCTGTTTCCAACTATGCCATTAACAAAACTGAGAGTTCACAGACCATCACCAGCCTGCTTTTAGCTCCAAACATGCATTCATGTCCTTTTTAGGATCCAGTTTGGCATGTTGAAAACACCATCAACGAGTGCGTTACGCAAGGAAAGCCATTTTTGGTAAATGGGAAACtctattcattttttctttgacAATCACATTCCACCACAGATCAAAAAAAAACCCCTTCCCTTTTCTCACCTCCAAGTCACTGGGGAAccaaattcacccaaaaaaaaaaagtcttcagTAACTTCAGACTTCCAGTTGCATCTTCATGTACCAAACAATTAATGCATGCTTGGTTTTCACATCCAATGCCATTAAATTTACACCCTCGACTGTCAACTGCAAACGAGCTAGTATGATCATAAGGAGAGACACTGCAATTTCTATGgagttttctttttccatttaaatGTATAGATGAGTATATATAatagagtgagagagagagaccttAGGGAGAAGCTGCAACACATTCTGCGCTCAGACTAGAACAAAAATACATCACTTCTCCATTTAagattaaaagaaacaaaaaatatcctTAAATAACTATTGAATCCCGAAAACAAGGTAATACagaataacttaagaacttccATTAAGACGTCTCAAGAGATTTTCtgccaaccaaaaaaaacaaaaaaaaaaagagcacctAAAAGTCTAACTTTCAAAAAAACAGAAATTTGGATCACTGGGAGACACCAAGCCACTTCGAGAAATTTTCAAACTCGGTGTAGTCACTGTCTGAGATCATAGTTTGGTACCATGCCTTTCCTGCGGACTTGATAGCAGCAGCCTCCTCCtggtaaattttatatatatatatatatatataaagagtatcagtataattaatcaaaaataactCATTAGAATATCAACTACCAAGCATTTTTCATCCATCAATTTGGATCAGCCAAAAATAACACATTAGAATATCAACAACCGAGCATTTTTCATCCATCAATTGGATTAGCCACAACAAACTTAACGAAATATTCAGCACCATACATAACAAATAGCTAATCTAAGTTGGTAACGAAACCCCGCAGTTATTTACAACTTAaagtagaaaacaatacatgaACTATAAAAGATTAAGGAAGAAGGTTAAACAGAAAGATGAATTGTATTTGTtataatacaaatat is a window from the Ziziphus jujuba cultivar Dongzao chromosome 11, ASM3175591v1 genome containing:
- the LOC107405047 gene encoding uncharacterized protein LOC107405047 isoform X3 — its product is MESSHNHCESAEEFSQSVTLNSEPNANPQSSESDTSTNNAPNFNGGSDALAKGLSSMLTTVIRDFDSKAQDTVGSQERLSFALDRLSRELDQLLEDAPLPFVMQHAARISVVRKRVSSLNSVLKSIQRRLDNMDRMLFASKLRG
- the LOC107405047 gene encoding uncharacterized protein LOC107405047 isoform X2, whose protein sequence is MESSHNHCESAEEFSQSVTLNSEPNANPQSSESDTSTNNAPNFNGGSDALAKGLSSMLTTVIRDFDSKAQDTVGSQERLSFALDRLSRELDQLLEDAPLPFVMQHAARISVVRKRVSSLNSVLKSIQRRLDNMDRMLFASKLREKPSSECSEHQ
- the LOC107405047 gene encoding uncharacterized protein LOC107405047 isoform X1: MESSHNHCESAEEFSQSVTLNSEPNANPQSSESDTSTNNAPNFNGGSDALAKGLSSMLTTVIRDFDSKAQDTVGSQERLSFALDRLSRELDQLLEDAPLPFVMQHAARISVVRKRVSSLNSVLKSIQRRLDNMDRMLFASKLRGHVMSNLSQHMEESLNHLLH